From a region of the Vicia villosa cultivar HV-30 ecotype Madison, WI unplaced genomic scaffold, Vvil1.0 ctg.000951F_1_1, whole genome shotgun sequence genome:
- the LOC131632510 gene encoding uncharacterized protein LOC131632510, whose translation MAQRFDEEGIQVTWDHFRDAFLENYFLEDFHGKKEISKCLKFVNGLGPDIKKVIGYQQITRFAELVNKSRIYDEDIRESGSHYKAMNEKKGQFCGKPYDGKGKQKAGNGKKPSGGGSHTPVKYYRCGVEGHRISECLQSDVTCFK comes from the exons ATGGCTCAGAggtttgatgaggaaggtattcaGGTTACTTGGGATCATTTTCGCGATGCAttcttggaaaactattttctggAAGATTTCCATGGAAAGAAAGAG atatctaagtgtttgaagtttgtcaATGGTTTGGGGCCTGATATCAAGAAGGTGATTGGTTATCAACAGATTACTCGTTTTGCagagttggttaacaagagtcggatCTATGATGAGGATATTAGGGAGAGTGGTTCTCACTACAAGGCTATGAATGAGAAGAAAGGTCAATTttgtgggaaaccgtatgatggtAAAGGAAAGCAGAAAGCTGGTAATGGAAAGAAACCGAGTGGGGGAGGATCTCACACTCCTGTCAAGTACTATAGGTGTGGTGTTGAGGGACATCGTATTTCTGAATGTCTTCAGTCTGATGTGACGTGTTTCAAGTGA